In the genome of Corythoichthys intestinalis isolate RoL2023-P3 chromosome 19, ASM3026506v1, whole genome shotgun sequence, one region contains:
- the LOC130907407 gene encoding ras-like GTP-binding protein RHO, translating into MGKETQTACDTRKKLVVVGDGACGKTCLLIVFSKDEFPEVYVPTVFETYVADIEVDTKQVQLVLWDTAGQEDYDRLRPLSYPDTDVILMCFSVDSPDSLENIPEKWVPEVKHFCPNVPIILVGNKKDLRNDENVRNELSRLKLEPVRPEDGRAMATRIGAHDYLECSARTKDGIWEVFETAARAALQKKKSGRGRSGMRCVLM; encoded by the coding sequence ATGGGGAAGGAGACGCAAACGGCGTGCGACACCCGCAAGAAACTTGTGGTCGTGGGCGACGGCGCGTGCGGGAAAACGTGTCTCCTGATCGTGTTCAGCAAAGACGAGTTCCCAGAAGTGTACGTCCCGACTGTGTTCGAAACATACGTGGCGGACATTGAGGTGGATACCAAGCAGGTCCAATTGGTTTTGTGGGACACTGCGGGCCAGGAGGACTACGACCGGCTACGCCCGCTCTCCTACCCAGACACGGACGTCATTTTGATGTGCTTCTCCGTCGACAGCCCGGACTCGCTGGAAAACATCCCGGAGAAATGGGTTCCCGAGGTGAAACACTTTTGCCCTAACGTGCCGATCATTCTGGTGGGTAACAAGAAGGACCTTCGCAACGACGAGAACGTCAGGAACGAACTGTCCCGTCTCAAGCTGGAACCGGTGAGGCCCGAAGACGGCCGAGCCATGGCCACGCGTATCGGCGCACACGACTATTTGGAGTGCTCGGCCAGGACGAAAGATGGCATCTGGGAAGTGTTCGAGACGGCGGCGAGGGCAGccttacagaaaaaaaagtctggACGGGGACGTTCTGGCATGCGTTGTGTTTTGATGTGA